In Arthrobacter citreus, a single genomic region encodes these proteins:
- a CDS encoding class I SAM-dependent methyltransferase, with product MIENFTGKADLYSKHRPSYPKEYINNLLSENQLSESSVIADIGSGTGILTKLLLEKKLHVIAIEPNDDMRRNAEKALNKYEKYKSINAAAENTSLQNNSVDLITVGQAFHWFDKEKFKLECKRVLKESSQVSLVWNSKDLSSPIMIELQEICKETCPKFNGFSGGIEDTPDVYDQFFKDGIFEIKVYKNDLEMDLEGFLGRNMSSSFSPLRGEKEYETYRSALGNLFNKYSLNGKIVYPYITKSYLGHV from the coding sequence TTGATTGAAAATTTTACTGGTAAAGCAGATTTATATTCGAAGCATAGACCGAGTTATCCGAAAGAATATATCAATAATTTACTCTCTGAAAATCAATTAAGTGAGAGTAGTGTCATTGCAGACATTGGTTCAGGGACAGGTATTTTAACTAAACTTTTACTTGAAAAAAAGTTACATGTTATAGCAATTGAACCGAATGATGATATGCGGAGAAACGCAGAGAAGGCTCTGAATAAATACGAAAAATATAAGTCAATTAATGCAGCAGCTGAAAATACTTCATTACAAAATAATAGTGTTGATTTAATAACAGTAGGACAAGCATTTCACTGGTTTGATAAAGAAAAATTCAAATTAGAATGCAAACGCGTTTTAAAAGAGAGTTCACAAGTCTCTCTAGTTTGGAATAGCAAAGACTTATCAAGCCCAATAATGATTGAATTGCAGGAGATTTGCAAAGAAACTTGTCCTAAGTTTAATGGTTTTAGTGGTGGAATAGAAGATACACCAGATGTTTATGACCAATTTTTTAAAGATGGTATTTTTGAAATAAAAGTTTATAAAAATGATCTTGAAATGGATTTAGAAGGATTTTTAGGTAGGAACATGTCATCTTCCTTTTCTCCATTACGTGGGGAAAAAGAATATGAGACATATAGAAGTGCACTAGGCAATTTATTTAATAAGTATAGTTTAAATGGTAAAATCGTTTATCCTTATATTACTAAAAGTTATTTAGGGCATGTGTAA